A region from the Devosia lucknowensis genome encodes:
- a CDS encoding glutathione S-transferase family protein, producing MPSLVHHPLDPASRLIRLMCAEYGVPLDLDEIKPWLRDEALLEVNPAATLPILFTDTEQPVVGILATLHTVEDLYTPDTVSGLVPADPMARAEMWRLVEWALVKLNDEVTRYLVEEKIAKRDLRGATPEPSVLRAAKANFVEHMLYFNYLLASRNWVAGEELSLADFALAAHFSTLDYMGDIDWSKAPGETRDWYSRIKSRPAFRTLLNDRVTAMPPSKGYADLDF from the coding sequence ATGCCCAGCCTCGTGCACCATCCTCTTGATCCCGCCTCGCGCCTGATCCGCTTGATGTGCGCCGAATATGGCGTCCCGCTCGATCTTGACGAGATCAAGCCCTGGCTGCGCGACGAAGCCCTGCTCGAGGTCAATCCGGCGGCGACTTTGCCGATCCTTTTTACCGATACCGAGCAACCCGTGGTCGGCATCCTTGCCACCCTTCACACGGTGGAAGATCTCTATACGCCCGATACCGTCAGTGGGCTCGTGCCCGCCGATCCGATGGCCCGTGCGGAGATGTGGCGACTGGTGGAATGGGCCTTGGTGAAGCTCAATGACGAGGTCACCCGCTATCTCGTCGAGGAAAAGATCGCAAAGCGCGACCTGCGCGGCGCGACGCCTGAACCATCGGTGCTCCGGGCTGCAAAAGCCAATTTTGTCGAGCATATGCTGTACTTTAACTATCTCCTGGCGAGCCGGAACTGGGTCGCGGGCGAGGAACTGAGCCTGGCGGACTTCGCCCTGGCGGCTCACTTTTCGACGCTCGACTACATGGGCGACATCGACTGGTCCAAGGCGCCCGGCGAAACGCGCGACTGGTACTCACGGATCAAGTCGCGGCCGGCATTCCGCACTCTGCTCAATGACCGCGTCACCGCCATGCCCCCATCCAAGGGCTATGCGGACCTCGATTTTTAG
- a CDS encoding LolA family protein: MIRRTALMLGLAAALSSAMPVLAQSRALTPEEQQLITDINVHNSAIRTMVGRFLQIDSQGGRQEGTFFLERPSKIAFRYAPPSREEIVSIGRGFYVIDRREETYYAYPQDSIPLRQFLGDQIDLLSANVVDITTTDGYVSITVIDNTVAGTVQVSLIFDTETKDLAQWTLVEPNGSELTFSLYDVQKDVQIPPNFFTFPSTYSGKEPPR, from the coding sequence ATGATTCGCCGTACAGCACTCATGCTCGGCCTTGCCGCCGCTCTCTCGTCCGCCATGCCTGTGTTGGCGCAGAGCCGGGCGCTGACGCCGGAAGAGCAGCAGCTCATCACTGATATCAACGTCCACAATTCGGCTATCCGCACCATGGTGGGCCGGTTCCTGCAGATCGATAGCCAGGGCGGCCGTCAGGAGGGCACCTTCTTCCTCGAGCGCCCGAGCAAGATCGCATTCCGCTATGCACCGCCCAGTCGCGAAGAAATCGTCTCCATCGGTCGTGGTTTCTATGTCATCGACCGTCGCGAAGAGACCTACTACGCCTATCCGCAGGACTCGATCCCGCTGCGCCAGTTTCTGGGCGATCAGATCGACCTGTTGAGCGCCAACGTGGTCGACATCACCACAACGGATGGGTACGTCAGCATCACCGTCATCGACAATACGGTCGCCGGTACCGTCCAGGTGTCGCTGATTTTCGACACCGAAACCAAGGACCTGGCCCAGTGGACCTTGGTGGAGCCGAATGGCTCGGAGCTGACCTTCTCGCTTTACGATGTGCAGAAAGATGTCCAAATTCCTCCGAACTTCTTCACGTTCCCCTCGACCTATTCGGGCAAGGAACCGCCCCGCTGA
- a CDS encoding thioredoxin family protein, protein MTLSFDGAPSAAPVPADLIRDGSDAGFKADVIDASLEQPVLVDFWAPWCGPCRQLGPAIEKVVTEKAGQIKLVKINIDEHPHIAGQLGVQSIPAVFAFSGGRPVDGFMGAMPEGEVRRFAEKVISAAPAGAPPADSLESQIADALEIAKQAEAAGELGQAAQIYGQILQHVPDNADALIGLAGVYMNAGEAEQAKVTLDMVPEDKRTGDAYTALANAIRLKDEAAGLSEAATLEAAIAADPDNHQARLDLAVVLNAEGKRVEAAQALVDSFKRDRSWNEDAARKKLLEFFEAWGPKDPATLKGRRLLSAVLFS, encoded by the coding sequence ATGACCTTGTCCTTCGATGGCGCCCCCAGTGCCGCACCGGTTCCCGCTGATCTTATTCGCGACGGCAGCGATGCCGGCTTCAAGGCCGACGTCATCGATGCGTCGCTTGAGCAGCCGGTGCTGGTCGATTTCTGGGCACCCTGGTGCGGACCCTGCCGCCAGCTGGGTCCAGCCATCGAGAAGGTGGTGACCGAGAAGGCCGGCCAGATCAAACTGGTCAAGATCAACATCGACGAGCATCCGCATATTGCGGGCCAGCTTGGAGTGCAGTCTATCCCGGCCGTCTTCGCCTTTTCCGGCGGCCGTCCGGTCGATGGTTTCATGGGCGCCATGCCCGAGGGCGAAGTGCGGCGGTTTGCGGAGAAGGTGATTTCCGCGGCCCCCGCCGGCGCGCCTCCAGCCGATTCGCTTGAATCTCAGATTGCAGATGCTCTCGAAATCGCAAAGCAGGCGGAAGCTGCGGGCGAGCTTGGACAAGCGGCACAGATCTATGGCCAGATACTCCAGCACGTCCCTGACAATGCAGATGCGCTGATCGGGCTGGCGGGCGTCTATATGAATGCCGGGGAGGCAGAGCAGGCCAAGGTCACGCTGGATATGGTGCCGGAAGACAAGCGCACTGGCGACGCTTACACGGCGCTTGCCAATGCCATCCGGCTCAAGGACGAGGCAGCCGGTCTCTCGGAAGCGGCAACGCTGGAAGCTGCCATTGCGGCGGATCCCGATAACCACCAGGCCCGCCTCGATCTTGCCGTCGTGCTCAACGCCGAAGGCAAGCGTGTCGAAGCTGCGCAGGCCCTGGTCGACAGCTTCAAGCGCGATCGCAGCTGGAACGAAGATGCGGCGCGCAAGAAGCTCCTCGAGTTCTTCGAAGCCTGGGGTCCGAAAGACCCGGCGACACTCAAGGGCCGCCGCCTTTTGTCCGCGGTGCTCTTTTCCTGA
- a CDS encoding LON peptidase substrate-binding domain-containing protein produces MPKRPTSPADLPKSVPIFPLSGALLLPFSHRPLNIFEPRYIEMVDAALRGDRLIGLIQPEDVSEESPKGRAPLQTVGCLGRLTHFEESGDGRYFIILEGVTRFRVMHELTVLTPYRQCVISADGYDADFSRNHGEDAVDRTRFVKMMRDYAEFANFESNWEEIESTGTADLVNFCCMVSPYGPAEKQVLLEAQTLEQRAETLIAMTEYEMARGGSDGAAPLN; encoded by the coding sequence ATGCCCAAGCGCCCGACCAGCCCGGCTGACCTGCCAAAGTCCGTTCCGATCTTTCCTCTGAGCGGAGCCTTGCTGCTTCCTTTCTCGCATCGCCCGCTCAATATCTTCGAGCCGCGTTATATCGAGATGGTGGACGCGGCCTTGCGTGGGGACCGGCTGATCGGGCTCATCCAACCCGAAGATGTCAGCGAAGAAAGTCCGAAGGGCCGCGCGCCACTGCAGACGGTTGGGTGCCTGGGGCGCCTGACGCATTTCGAGGAGAGCGGCGATGGCCGCTACTTCATCATTCTCGAGGGCGTGACACGATTCCGCGTGATGCACGAGCTGACGGTGCTGACGCCTTACCGTCAGTGCGTGATCTCGGCCGACGGCTATGACGCAGACTTTTCGCGCAATCACGGTGAAGACGCCGTGGATCGCACCCGTTTCGTCAAAATGATGCGGGACTATGCCGAGTTCGCCAATTTCGAATCGAACTGGGAAGAGATCGAGTCGACGGGAACCGCTGATCTGGTCAACTTCTGCTGCATGGTTTCGCCATATGGACCGGCAGAAAAGCAGGTGCTGCTCGAAGCCCAGACACTGGAACAGCGCGCGGAAACGCTGATCGCCATGACTGAATATGAAATGGCGCGCGGCGGCTCGGACGGCGCGGCACCACTGAACTGA
- a CDS encoding Trm112 family protein, with protein sequence MTEAPPNPRHVVDPQTLEMLVCPLTKTRLTLSSERTELISVAARLAFPIVKGVPLLSLDEARNIEPDEIQRHSR encoded by the coding sequence ATGACGGAAGCACCGCCCAATCCTCGCCACGTGGTGGATCCGCAAACGCTGGAAATGCTGGTGTGCCCGCTGACCAAGACGCGGCTGACACTGTCGTCGGAACGTACCGAGCTCATCTCGGTGGCGGCGCGCCTCGCCTTCCCCATCGTCAAGGGCGTGCCGCTCCTGAGCCTCGATGAGGCGCGCAACATCGAGCCGGACGAAATCCAACGCCATTCGCGCTAA
- a CDS encoding FAD-dependent monooxygenase, protein MSAAPTHRHDVIIVGAGPVGLTLGLALVRSAPGIRVALVDRRPLSIPRDNRATAVAAAIRRIFEALGVWDDMAGQSQPITAMHITDSGTGDLARPLLLRFDGDVAPGEPFAHMVPNQAMGAALMAAVEGRITVLAPADITDWSADDGEARLTLADGSVLSAPLVVAADGAQSSLRQRAGIETFGHDYDQTGLVATITHELAHDGVAYEHFRPSGPFASLPLPGNRSSLVWTERSAEAPRFLAMQPDQLAAEIEAVMGSTLGRVSLEDKLMGFPLRLQLAKSFVAPRLALVGDAAHVIHPIAGQGLNLGLKDVAALSEVVVDALRLGLDHGATDVLERYQAWRRLDTASMAAVTDGMNRLFSNDLAPLRAVRDFGLGLVDRAGPVKASLIRAASGVAGGAPKLLSGLPI, encoded by the coding sequence ATGAGCGCAGCACCGACACACAGGCATGACGTCATCATCGTGGGTGCGGGGCCTGTTGGGCTCACGCTGGGCCTTGCACTGGTGCGATCTGCCCCTGGAATCCGTGTGGCTCTGGTCGATCGTCGGCCTCTCAGCATCCCGCGGGACAACCGCGCGACGGCGGTTGCCGCGGCCATAAGGCGGATCTTCGAGGCCTTGGGTGTGTGGGATGACATGGCTGGCCAAAGCCAGCCGATCACCGCGATGCACATTACCGACTCAGGGACGGGCGATCTTGCGCGGCCGTTGCTCCTGCGGTTCGATGGCGATGTCGCGCCGGGGGAACCCTTCGCCCATATGGTGCCCAACCAGGCCATGGGCGCCGCATTGATGGCGGCAGTGGAGGGCCGGATCACGGTGCTCGCGCCTGCTGATATCACCGACTGGTCGGCCGACGATGGCGAAGCCCGGCTGACGCTCGCCGATGGATCTGTGCTGTCGGCACCCCTGGTCGTCGCCGCAGACGGCGCGCAATCGAGCCTTCGGCAGAGGGCGGGAATTGAAACCTTCGGTCACGACTATGATCAAACTGGCCTTGTCGCGACGATCACGCACGAGCTGGCGCATGACGGCGTCGCCTACGAACATTTCCGGCCTTCAGGGCCTTTTGCCAGCTTGCCGTTGCCAGGCAACAGGTCCTCGCTCGTCTGGACCGAACGCAGCGCCGAGGCCCCCCGCTTCCTTGCCATGCAGCCCGATCAACTGGCCGCGGAAATCGAGGCCGTCATGGGCTCGACATTGGGGCGCGTCTCGCTTGAAGATAAATTGATGGGCTTCCCCCTGCGCCTGCAATTGGCCAAGAGCTTTGTCGCGCCGCGCCTCGCATTGGTGGGCGACGCGGCGCACGTCATCCACCCCATCGCAGGCCAGGGGCTCAATCTTGGCCTCAAGGACGTCGCCGCGCTTTCCGAAGTGGTTGTCGATGCGCTGCGTCTAGGACTGGATCATGGTGCCACGGATGTTCTGGAGCGCTATCAGGCGTGGCGGCGTCTCGACACGGCCTCGATGGCGGCGGTGACGGACGGGATGAATCGTCTGTTTTCCAACGACTTGGCACCGCTTCGCGCGGTAAGGGACTTTGGGTTGGGGCTTGTCGACCGCGCCGGTCCGGTCAAGGCCAGCTTGATCCGCGCCGCATCCGGCGTTGCCGGCGGAGCGCCCAAGCTTCTGAGCGGCCTGCCGATCTGA
- a CDS encoding P-II family nitrogen regulator, whose translation MKLVIAIIKPSRLEEVRQALNSLDVHGMTVTEVKGYGRQKGHSEIYRGTEYAVHFLPKLKVEIAVDDAIADAVSTAIREAAQTGRIGDGKIFVLDLLAVTRIRTGETGAAAL comes from the coding sequence ATGAAACTAGTGATTGCGATCATCAAACCATCGCGGCTCGAGGAAGTGCGCCAGGCGCTGAACTCGCTCGATGTTCACGGCATGACCGTCACCGAGGTGAAGGGATATGGCCGACAGAAGGGCCACTCGGAAATTTATCGCGGCACCGAATACGCCGTGCATTTCCTTCCCAAGCTGAAAGTCGAAATTGCCGTGGACGACGCCATCGCCGATGCCGTCAGCACCGCGATTCGCGAGGCAGCCCAGACCGGCCGCATCGGCGACGGGAAGATCTTTGTTCTCGATCTTCTGGCCGTAACCCGCATTCGCACCGGCGAGACCGGCGCCGCGGCGCTCTAA
- a CDS encoding ammonium transporter, which yields MTGCTTALKIAGGAAVAALLLALPAVAQDTITPEAAEAVVGGEAALQTQFILNSFLMLFGGILVFWMAAGFAMLEAGFVRTKNVSMQLLKNITMYSLACLAYYLIGYALMYPGEGWMISGILGAVGIAVLEPVGLAAEAADLTYATVSSDFFFQVMFCATAASIVSGTVAERIKLLPFLVFVAVLTAFIYPIQASWKWGGGFLDQMGFLDFAGSTVVHSVGGWAALAGAIVLGARRGKYNADGSVHAIPGSNMPLAVLGMFILWMGWYGFNGASQLAMGTVGDIADVGRVMANTNAGAIGGALAAAALSAALYKKVDLTFVINGALAGLVSVTAEPLTPGLGTATLIGAVGGVIVVLSVPLLDRLKIDDVVGAIPVHLFAGIWGTIAVVLTNPDANIGAQLLAILSVGAFVFIISLVLWIILKAAMGLRPSEEDEDLGLDVTEVGVEAYPEFK from the coding sequence ATGACAGGATGCACAACTGCATTGAAAATCGCCGGCGGCGCTGCTGTTGCCGCCCTTCTTCTTGCCCTGCCTGCCGTGGCGCAGGACACCATCACCCCCGAGGCCGCTGAAGCCGTCGTGGGCGGTGAGGCCGCGCTCCAGACGCAGTTCATACTGAACTCGTTCCTGATGCTGTTCGGCGGCATCCTGGTGTTCTGGATGGCTGCAGGCTTTGCCATGCTCGAAGCTGGCTTTGTGCGCACCAAGAATGTTTCGATGCAGTTGCTGAAGAACATCACCATGTATTCATTAGCGTGCCTCGCCTATTATCTCATCGGGTATGCGCTGATGTATCCGGGCGAAGGCTGGATGATCAGCGGTATCCTGGGTGCCGTGGGCATTGCCGTTCTGGAACCCGTGGGGCTCGCCGCCGAGGCGGCCGACCTTACCTATGCCACCGTCAGTTCGGACTTCTTCTTCCAGGTGATGTTCTGCGCCACGGCGGCGTCGATCGTGTCGGGCACTGTTGCCGAACGGATCAAGCTCCTGCCGTTTCTCGTATTCGTCGCCGTCCTGACCGCGTTCATCTATCCCATCCAGGCCTCCTGGAAGTGGGGTGGCGGTTTCCTCGACCAGATGGGCTTTCTCGATTTTGCCGGTTCGACGGTGGTGCACTCGGTCGGCGGATGGGCTGCGCTTGCCGGCGCGATCGTGCTTGGCGCACGTCGAGGCAAGTACAATGCCGACGGATCCGTCCACGCCATTCCCGGCTCGAACATGCCACTGGCGGTGCTGGGCATGTTTATCCTCTGGATGGGCTGGTACGGCTTCAACGGCGCTTCGCAGCTTGCGATGGGCACGGTCGGCGACATTGCCGATGTCGGTCGCGTCATGGCCAATACCAATGCCGGCGCCATCGGCGGCGCCCTGGCGGCCGCAGCACTTTCCGCGGCGCTCTACAAGAAAGTCGATCTGACCTTCGTCATCAACGGTGCGCTGGCCGGCCTCGTTTCGGTCACGGCCGAACCTTTGACACCGGGACTGGGCACGGCAACGCTGATCGGCGCGGTCGGTGGCGTCATCGTGGTGCTGTCGGTGCCATTGCTCGACCGGCTCAAGATCGACGATGTCGTGGGCGCCATTCCTGTCCACCTGTTCGCCGGCATCTGGGGCACGATCGCCGTGGTGCTCACCAACCCGGACGCCAATATCGGGGCGCAACTCCTGGCCATTCTGAGCGTGGGCGCGTTCGTCTTCATCATCAGCCTCGTCCTCTGGATCATCCTCAAGGCGGCAATGGGGCTGCGTCCGAGCGAAGAAGACGAGGATCTCGGGCTCGACGTCACCGAGGTCGGCGTCGAGGCCTATCCCGAGTTCAAATAG
- a CDS encoding P-II family nitrogen regulator, translating into MKLVIAIIKPSRLEEVRQALNSLDVHGMTVTEVKGYGRQKGHSEIYRGTEYAVHFLPKLKVEIAVDDALADQVSTVIRDAAQTGRIGDGKIFVLDLLAVTRIRTGETGASAL; encoded by the coding sequence ATGAAACTGGTGATTGCCATTATCAAGCCGTCTCGGCTTGAAGAGGTGCGGCAAGCGCTCAATTCGCTCGATGTGCACGGCATGACCGTCACCGAGGTGAAAGGATACGGGCGCCAGAAGGGGCACTCGGAAATCTATCGCGGCACCGAATATGCCGTGCACTTCCTGCCCAAGCTCAAAGTCGAAATCGCTGTCGATGATGCCCTCGCCGACCAGGTGAGCACGGTTATCCGCGACGCCGCACAGACGGGCCGCATCGGCGACGGCAAGATCTTCGTGCTCGACCTATTGGCGGTCACCCGCATTCGCACCGGTGAAACGGGCGCCTCGGCGCTCTGA
- a CDS encoding ammonium transporter: MKMSNVLGGATLASLLMSLPALAQEAAAPAAEAVAETAAAVVDKGDVAWMLVSTMVVIVMTIPGLALFYGGLVRAKNVLSVLTQVFLGFSMISILWVAYGYSLAFAGPTEGGLSAFIGDFSKFFLNGVTLDSRAATFSAGFELPELVFVTFQLTFACITSTLIVGGIAERMKFGALMAFLAIWFTFSYVPMAHMVWSGPGLLFGMGAYDFAGGTVVHINSGVAALVAALVLGARSTYMKEPIPPHNLVLTYIGAGLLWFGWFGFNAGSNLEANALTAVALINTVLAPAAGALAWALGEKITRGHASALGAVSGAVAGLVAITPAAGFSGVGGAIVLGAVAGVVCLWAVVNLKPLLKYDDSLDVFGIHGVGGIVGALGTAIVANPSLGGYPLDGYDMGGQFMIQLTSVIVAIVWSGVVALVAMLIVKALFGGAKVSEAAESDGLDLSTHGERAYN, from the coding sequence ATGAAGATGTCGAACGTTCTGGGGGGCGCAACACTGGCCTCCCTCCTCATGTCCCTGCCAGCCCTGGCACAAGAGGCCGCCGCGCCTGCTGCTGAAGCCGTTGCGGAAACCGCCGCCGCCGTCGTCGACAAGGGCGACGTGGCCTGGATGCTTGTCTCGACCATGGTCGTGATCGTCATGACCATTCCGGGCCTAGCCCTGTTCTATGGCGGCCTCGTTCGCGCCAAGAACGTACTCAGCGTCCTGACCCAGGTTTTCCTCGGCTTCTCGATGATTTCGATCCTTTGGGTCGCCTACGGATACTCGCTGGCCTTCGCCGGCCCGACAGAGGGCGGCCTCTCCGCCTTTATCGGCGATTTCTCGAAATTCTTCCTCAACGGCGTGACCCTCGACAGCCGTGCCGCTACGTTCTCGGCCGGTTTCGAGCTGCCCGAACTGGTGTTCGTCACCTTCCAGCTGACCTTTGCGTGCATCACTTCGACCCTGATCGTTGGTGGCATCGCCGAGCGCATGAAGTTCGGCGCGCTGATGGCTTTCCTCGCCATCTGGTTCACGTTCTCCTATGTGCCGATGGCACACATGGTGTGGTCGGGCCCGGGCCTGCTGTTCGGCATGGGTGCGTACGACTTTGCCGGCGGCACCGTCGTTCACATCAATTCGGGTGTGGCCGCACTCGTTGCCGCTCTCGTCCTCGGCGCCCGTTCCACCTACATGAAGGAACCGATCCCGCCGCATAACCTGGTCCTGACCTATATCGGCGCTGGCCTGCTGTGGTTCGGCTGGTTCGGCTTCAATGCCGGCTCCAACCTCGAAGCCAATGCCCTGACCGCCGTTGCCCTCATCAATACCGTCCTGGCTCCGGCCGCCGGTGCGCTGGCCTGGGCGCTGGGCGAAAAGATCACCCGCGGCCATGCCTCGGCTCTTGGTGCTGTCTCGGGTGCTGTTGCCGGCCTCGTCGCCATCACTCCGGCTGCTGGTTTCTCCGGTGTGGGCGGCGCCATCGTGCTGGGCGCCGTTGCCGGCGTGGTCTGCCTGTGGGCCGTGGTCAACCTCAAGCCATTGCTCAAGTATGACGACAGCCTCGACGTGTTCGGCATCCACGGCGTGGGCGGCATTGTCGGCGCTCTTGGCACCGCCATCGTCGCCAACCCCTCGCTCGGTGGTTACCCGCTCGACGGCTACGACATGGGCGGCCAGTTCATGATCCAGCTCACCAGCGTCATCGTCGCCATCGTCTGGTCCGGTGTGGTTGCGCTCGTGGCAATGCTGATCGTCAAGGCGCTGTTTGGCGGTGCCAAGGTTTCGGAAGCCGCCGAAAGCGACGGCCTCGATCTCTCGACGCACGGCGAGCGCGCCTACAACTGA
- a CDS encoding DNA translocase FtsK, protein MPPPAIAIRIPLRVAGMLILGLCAIVLASLASWSVDDPSLSLATSKTAANWLGFPGAVIADLVFQFLGLAGLVMVVPLALWGWAMARRHVVTHPGMRLLAWVGAVVLFSGVFSFVTMPQSWPLPTGLGGLSGMLFTNLAGMIAGTQPEALTSTLFAIILAAPALALFWIAMGLGTSIPAKPAKASASRKAAEEDEREANPLVEVAMGAVVHMGYSMRTAFRRAKAEHAARRAETAADDRDRDVEPSMHEHRVPTVHVEPDMVVAPTQRRIHAPAPHVEPSFTPSARIMAQPDYDDTAIDYPEEPEDDAVPFVPDTPVVSRTQRGDSRFTPVDPAAPRVAAPAPRPAQGQRQFREAQGSLLDEPHGFELPELSLLAEPRRGGPSPEHAPERLEAMARQLEAVLQDFGVKGDIINVRPGPVVTLFELEPAPGIKSSRVISLADDIARSMSAISARVAVVPGRNAIGIELPNQSRETVYFREMLASSDFEKMKGKLPICLGKTIGGEPVIADLARMPHLLIAGTTGSGKSVGINTFILSLLYQMTPEQCRMIMIDPKMLELSIYDGIPHLLTPVVTDPQKAVVALKWAVREMEDRYRKMSKIGVRNIDGFNQRVAEAAKEGRVITRTVQTGFDRETGEAIFESEEFDLSPLPYIVVIVDEMADLMMVAGKDIEGAIQRLAQMARAAGIHIVTATQRPSVDVITGTIKANFPTRISFMVTSKIDSRTILGEQGAEQLLGNGDMLYMASGGRTKRLHGAFVSDAEVEAVVNHLKSQGSPDYLDNITEENDEGGEFGAEAMGETGGGSGDELYDKAVHVVLTDKKASTSYVQRRLGVGYNKAATLIERMEREGVISAANHAGKREILVGNNADGY, encoded by the coding sequence ATGCCGCCGCCGGCGATCGCCATCCGCATTCCGCTGCGTGTCGCGGGCATGCTGATCCTGGGCCTGTGCGCCATTGTTCTGGCATCGCTTGCCTCGTGGTCAGTGGATGACCCCTCACTGTCGCTGGCGACCAGCAAGACCGCTGCGAACTGGCTGGGTTTTCCGGGCGCGGTCATTGCAGACCTCGTTTTCCAGTTTCTCGGACTGGCGGGCCTTGTGATGGTCGTGCCGCTGGCGCTCTGGGGCTGGGCCATGGCGCGCCGTCACGTGGTCACGCATCCGGGCATGCGGTTGCTCGCCTGGGTGGGCGCCGTCGTGCTATTTTCCGGCGTATTCTCGTTTGTGACCATGCCCCAGAGCTGGCCGCTCCCCACCGGGCTCGGCGGCCTCAGCGGCATGCTTTTCACCAATCTTGCAGGCATGATCGCAGGGACGCAGCCGGAGGCGCTGACCTCGACGCTGTTCGCGATCATCCTGGCCGCACCCGCCCTCGCCCTGTTCTGGATTGCCATGGGCCTCGGCACCTCCATCCCAGCAAAGCCGGCCAAGGCTTCGGCGTCGCGCAAAGCTGCCGAAGAAGACGAACGCGAGGCCAACCCGCTGGTCGAAGTCGCCATGGGCGCCGTCGTCCATATGGGCTATTCGATGCGTACGGCATTCCGTCGCGCCAAGGCCGAACATGCCGCGCGCCGCGCCGAGACCGCGGCCGATGACCGCGACCGCGATGTCGAGCCTTCGATGCACGAGCATCGCGTTCCAACCGTACATGTGGAGCCCGACATGGTCGTGGCGCCAACGCAGCGCCGCATCCATGCGCCTGCTCCGCATGTCGAGCCAAGCTTTACGCCAAGCGCCCGCATCATGGCGCAGCCGGACTATGACGACACCGCGATCGACTATCCTGAAGAACCGGAAGACGACGCCGTCCCGTTCGTGCCGGATACGCCGGTGGTATCGCGCACCCAGCGCGGCGATTCCCGTTTCACTCCCGTCGATCCGGCAGCGCCACGCGTCGCAGCACCGGCGCCCCGTCCCGCGCAGGGTCAGCGTCAATTCCGCGAAGCACAAGGCTCGCTGCTCGACGAACCCCATGGTTTCGAGCTGCCGGAGCTGAGCCTGCTGGCCGAACCGCGCCGCGGCGGCCCCTCGCCGGAACACGCGCCCGAGCGTCTCGAAGCAATGGCCCGCCAGCTCGAGGCCGTGTTGCAGGATTTTGGGGTCAAAGGCGACATCATCAATGTCCGCCCCGGCCCGGTCGTGACCCTGTTCGAACTCGAACCGGCTCCTGGCATCAAGTCGAGCCGCGTTATCTCGCTGGCGGACGATATTGCCCGCTCGATGTCGGCGATTTCCGCTCGCGTCGCCGTGGTGCCGGGCCGCAATGCCATCGGCATCGAGCTGCCCAACCAGAGCCGCGAGACCGTGTATTTCCGCGAAATGCTGGCGTCGTCCGACTTCGAAAAGATGAAGGGCAAGCTGCCGATATGCCTAGGCAAGACCATCGGCGGCGAACCTGTGATCGCCGACCTGGCGCGCATGCCGCATCTGCTCATCGCCGGCACCACCGGTTCGGGCAAGTCGGTGGGCATAAATACCTTCATCCTTTCGCTGCTCTACCAGATGACGCCCGAGCAGTGCCGCATGATCATGATCGATCCCAAGATGCTGGAATTGTCGATCTATGACGGCATTCCGCACCTGCTGACGCCGGTCGTTACAGATCCGCAGAAGGCCGTCGTGGCGCTCAAATGGGCCGTGCGCGAGATGGAAGACCGCTATCGCAAGATGAGCAAGATCGGCGTCCGCAACATCGACGGCTTCAACCAGCGCGTCGCCGAGGCCGCCAAAGAGGGTCGCGTCATTACCCGAACCGTGCAGACCGGCTTCGATCGCGAAACCGGTGAGGCCATCTTCGAGAGCGAAGAATTCGACCTTTCGCCGCTTCCCTATATCGTCGTCATCGTCGACGAAATGGCCGACCTGATGATGGTGGCCGGCAAAGACATTGAGGGCGCCATCCAGCGTCTGGCGCAGATGGCGCGTGCCGCAGGCATCCACATCGTCACCGCCACGCAGCGTCCGTCGGTGGACGTGATCACCGGTACGATCAAGGCCAACTTCCCGACCCGCATCTCCTTTATGGTGACCAGCAAGATCGACTCGCGCACCATTCTGGGTGAACAGGGCGCCGAACAGCTGCTGGGCAACGGCGACATGCTCTACATGGCCTCAGGCGGCCGCACCAAGCGCCTTCATGGGGCCTTCGTGTCCGACGCGGAAGTGGAAGCCGTGGTCAATCATTTGAAGAGCCAGGGCTCGCCCGACTACCTCGACAACATCACCGAGGAAAACGACGAGGGTGGTGAATTCGGCGCAGAGGCGATGGGCGAGACCGGCGGCGGTTCGGGCGATGAGCTCTACGACAAGGCGGTCCATGTCGTCCTGACGGACAAGAAAGCATCGACCTCCTATGTCCAGCGCCGCCTCGGGGTGGGCTACAACAAGGCCGCGACGTTGATCGAGCGGATGGAACGTGAAGGCGTCATCAGCGCTGCCAACCACGCGGGCAAACGCGAAATCCTGGTCGGCAACAATGCCGACGGCTACTGA